In a single window of the Terriglobus roseus genome:
- a CDS encoding DsrE family protein — translation MTRSNWIFSLCSPLLISSSLMAQTAAPAPAPTIPANRILIHVYSDKPADWQGAVTKANDYMSSAKPGTTLVEILATGDGLKLVDKDNPMQAEVMGSLNKDVSFVACHASMNAHHMGIDQLHSGVGTVPSGGREMAQRKAEGWTMLEDKTPAK, via the coding sequence ATGACCCGCAGCAACTGGATCTTCAGCCTCTGTTCCCCACTCTTGATCTCCTCCAGCCTGATGGCACAGACGGCTGCGCCGGCCCCCGCGCCGACCATCCCGGCCAACCGCATCCTTATCCATGTCTACTCGGATAAGCCCGCTGATTGGCAGGGCGCTGTCACCAAAGCGAACGACTACATGTCCAGCGCAAAGCCGGGCACCACACTGGTCGAGATTCTCGCCACGGGCGATGGCCTGAAGCTGGTCGACAAGGACAACCCCATGCAGGCCGAGGTCATGGGTTCGCTGAACAAGGATGTCAGCTTCGTCGCGTGCCACGCGTCGATGAACGCGCACCACATGGGCATCGACCAGTTGCACAGTGGCGTGGGCACCGTCCCTTCGGGCGGCCGCGAGATGGCACAGCGCAAGGCAGAGGGCTGGACCATGCTTGAGGACAAGACACCCGCGAAGTAA
- a CDS encoding transcription elongation factor — MPDKATMEAAQEDLREGKSPSTAAGEFVREEIDHIREGKHGARNAKQAIAIGLSKARRAGIPLGPPSAKNTSPEVRRKAAQDSAKGATDPQTGEDGTTKRGRARLKAMKHEPKSSVSHEALSKQAKSSARKRGLHVHNAA, encoded by the coding sequence ATGCCGGATAAAGCCACGATGGAAGCGGCGCAGGAAGATCTGCGCGAAGGGAAATCGCCGTCGACGGCGGCTGGGGAGTTTGTTCGCGAAGAGATTGACCACATTCGCGAGGGCAAACATGGAGCTCGGAATGCCAAGCAGGCAATCGCCATTGGTCTCAGCAAGGCGCGGCGTGCCGGGATCCCGTTGGGACCACCCTCTGCCAAAAACACGTCCCCTGAGGTTCGTCGAAAGGCTGCGCAGGACTCTGCGAAGGGTGCCACCGACCCGCAGACCGGTGAGGATGGCACCACCAAGCGCGGTCGTGCCCGTCTGAAAGCGATGAAGCACGAACCCAAGTCGAGCGTGAGCCATGAGGCACTGTCCAAGCAGGCAAAGAGCTCTGCGCGGAAGCGCGGGTTGCACGTACATAACGCCGCGTAA
- a CDS encoding ectonucleotide pyrophosphatase/phosphodiesterase produces MSFVSCVRSFILAGVIAGSFLPLKAVAQHTAYGSVTPRPDMIVDTGGAPNDAHALKQHYVVLVSLDGFRYSYPKDHGAPYLQGMMKQGATAPDGMIPAYPSLTFPNHWTLVTGLYPEHHGLVRNSFYDPERKQSYRYTDPVANSDGSWYGGVPLWSLAEQQGMRAATFMWPGSEAEVAGHRPTMYAKFQDYLDGHVGLDQISKWLRLPAAERPHLMTLYLSATDHAGHWYGPDSEQEHEAVHVVDGLMSELRSRLDRSGLPVDLVIVSDHGMVQNDNDWVNLDQYADLSHTVTSEWLMYPDSEAEKEKVYESFKAHPDKRFEIYRQKDVPERLHYTGNPRIGDPVIVANVPIIVHPSATGVARADLADHGYDVAKVPQMKSFFLAIGPDIRKDVKLPSFDNVDVYSFIAKLLDLNPGRTDGEVGPLKAALKR; encoded by the coding sequence TTGAGTTTTGTTTCCTGCGTTCGGTCTTTCATTCTTGCTGGAGTTATTGCCGGTTCGTTCCTCCCTCTGAAGGCCGTCGCGCAGCACACTGCCTATGGCTCGGTCACCCCCAGGCCGGACATGATTGTGGATACGGGTGGCGCCCCGAACGACGCCCATGCGTTAAAGCAGCACTACGTTGTGCTGGTATCGCTGGACGGATTCCGGTACAGCTACCCGAAAGACCACGGCGCCCCGTACCTGCAGGGCATGATGAAGCAGGGCGCGACCGCTCCGGACGGCATGATTCCGGCGTACCCGTCTCTGACCTTTCCCAACCACTGGACGTTGGTGACGGGGCTGTATCCCGAGCATCACGGCCTGGTACGGAACAGTTTCTATGACCCGGAACGGAAGCAGAGCTACCGTTATACGGACCCCGTCGCAAACAGCGACGGAAGCTGGTACGGGGGAGTGCCGCTATGGTCTCTGGCGGAGCAGCAGGGAATGCGTGCGGCAACCTTCATGTGGCCTGGTTCGGAGGCAGAGGTCGCCGGCCATCGGCCCACGATGTATGCGAAGTTCCAGGACTACCTGGACGGCCACGTCGGGCTCGATCAGATATCGAAGTGGCTGCGACTGCCCGCGGCGGAGCGTCCTCACCTGATGACGCTGTACCTCAGCGCTACAGATCACGCCGGCCACTGGTATGGCCCGGATTCCGAGCAGGAGCATGAGGCCGTGCACGTGGTCGATGGCTTGATGAGTGAGTTGCGCTCGCGGCTCGACCGATCGGGCCTGCCGGTCGACCTGGTGATCGTGTCGGATCACGGTATGGTGCAAAACGACAATGACTGGGTCAACCTGGACCAGTACGCAGACCTGTCTCACACCGTTACTTCCGAATGGCTGATGTACCCGGATTCCGAAGCGGAAAAAGAGAAGGTTTACGAGAGCTTCAAGGCACATCCCGATAAGCGCTTCGAGATATACCGGCAGAAGGATGTTCCCGAACGCCTGCACTACACCGGTAATCCGCGGATTGGCGATCCCGTCATCGTTGCAAACGTACCGATCATCGTGCATCCCTCCGCGACAGGCGTAGCGAGGGCCGACTTGGCTGACCACGGGTATGACGTCGCCAAGGTACCCCAGATGAAGTCATTCTTTCTTGCTATCGGTCCTGACATCCGGAAGGATGTGAAGCTGCCAAGCTTCGACAACGTCGACGTTTACAGCTTTATTGCGAAGCTCCTCGATCTGAATCCGGGCAGGACGGATGGCGAAGTCGGACCGTTGAAGGCCGCGCTAAAAAGATAG
- a CDS encoding homoserine dehydrogenase, which translates to MATTAKKVATTKTTRVAILGFGNVGSSVAQLLRAQRFAGIELTHIYNRDVERKRTGATAKGLGAGIVWTENIKDVLSAKVDVIIETIGGIDPIEGWLKTALKSGKHVVTANKQLIAYKGAGLARLARDNKRVLVYNAAVAGGVPVIPATLHGLQGDRITRLSGILNGTCNFMLSHMEQGAEYADVLKQAQAAGYAEADPSADVDGFDARAKLCILVRAAMQFGMSPDEVPAQTIRNVGAIDFAYAKELGCTVRQIARAEYIGTTLHARVAPMLVPKTSPIAWSHGTQNMVVTTGDFGGDVVFSGHGAGGNPTAVAIVSDLLAVVHGSNSVSLPVRRKVVTGEFLAPHYLRFIVRDKPGIVSAISGALTKVGANIDSILQRPGYPKDALPFVVTTEPCLTSTVEKAVRLIAKMDTMLEKPLCLQMLTESDRAED; encoded by the coding sequence ATGGCAACGACAGCGAAGAAGGTAGCAACAACGAAGACCACGCGTGTGGCGATCCTTGGCTTTGGCAATGTTGGTTCCTCTGTCGCGCAGTTGCTGCGTGCGCAGCGCTTCGCGGGCATCGAGCTCACCCATATCTACAACCGCGACGTGGAGCGTAAGCGGACCGGGGCCACGGCCAAGGGACTCGGCGCAGGCATCGTCTGGACAGAGAACATTAAGGACGTCCTCTCCGCAAAGGTTGACGTCATCATCGAGACCATCGGCGGGATCGATCCGATCGAGGGTTGGCTGAAGACCGCGCTGAAGAGCGGCAAGCACGTTGTGACAGCGAACAAGCAGCTCATTGCGTACAAAGGAGCGGGACTCGCCAGGCTCGCTCGCGATAACAAGCGTGTGCTGGTCTACAACGCTGCCGTTGCCGGTGGCGTGCCTGTAATTCCGGCGACGCTCCATGGCCTTCAGGGGGACCGCATCACGCGTCTCAGCGGCATCCTTAATGGAACGTGCAACTTCATGCTGTCGCACATGGAACAGGGCGCAGAGTATGCGGATGTATTGAAGCAGGCGCAGGCAGCGGGCTATGCGGAGGCCGATCCCTCCGCGGATGTCGACGGATTTGACGCGCGTGCGAAACTTTGCATCCTGGTGCGCGCGGCGATGCAGTTCGGCATGAGCCCCGATGAGGTGCCGGCACAGACGATCCGTAACGTCGGGGCAATTGATTTCGCGTACGCGAAGGAGCTTGGTTGCACGGTGCGGCAGATAGCCCGCGCCGAGTACATCGGCACCACGCTGCATGCTCGTGTTGCTCCCATGCTGGTGCCGAAGACCTCGCCCATTGCGTGGTCCCACGGCACGCAAAACATGGTCGTCACCACTGGCGACTTCGGTGGCGACGTCGTCTTCAGCGGACATGGTGCAGGTGGGAATCCGACGGCCGTGGCAATCGTGAGCGATCTGCTCGCCGTGGTCCATGGCAGCAACTCGGTGTCGCTGCCGGTGCGCCGAAAGGTTGTGACGGGCGAGTTTCTTGCGCCGCACTACCTGCGTTTCATCGTGAGAGACAAACCCGGTATTGTGTCCGCCATCAGCGGTGCGCTGACGAAGGTTGGCGCGAACATCGACAGCATTCTGCAGCGCCCGGGCTATCCCAAGGACGCACTGCCCTTTGTCGTCACAACGGAGCCCTGCCTGACATCCACGGTCGAGAAGGCGGTTCGCCTGATCGCGAAGATGGACACGATGCTGGAGAAGCCGCTATGCCTGCAGATGCTGACCGAGAGCGACAGAGCAGAGGACTAA
- a CDS encoding nucleoside deaminase yields the protein MASTVQPDPKFMRMAIDLATENVRSGKGGPFGAVVVRNGEVIAAAANSVTSTNDPTAHAEVNAIRAACRNIESFQLDECDVYTSCEPCPMCLAALYWSRCRTIFYGNTKSDAAAAGFDDSFLYDEVKRPIEERRIPFQQVLGDEAIESFDVWKQSSERIDY from the coding sequence ATGGCAAGTACAGTGCAGCCCGACCCGAAGTTCATGCGTATGGCGATCGACCTTGCGACAGAGAATGTCCGATCCGGCAAAGGTGGTCCGTTCGGTGCGGTTGTGGTTCGGAACGGGGAAGTCATCGCAGCCGCTGCGAACTCCGTAACCAGCACCAATGACCCTACGGCGCATGCCGAAGTGAACGCAATTCGCGCGGCGTGTCGCAACATTGAATCGTTTCAACTGGACGAGTGTGATGTGTATACCTCGTGTGAGCCGTGCCCCATGTGCCTGGCAGCGCTGTACTGGTCACGATGCCGGACGATCTTCTACGGCAACACAAAGTCGGACGCTGCAGCAGCGGGTTTCGACGATAGTTTTCTCTATGACGAAGTGAAGCGGCCCATCGAGGAGCGACGCATTCCATTCCAGCAGGTGCTGGGTGATGAGGCGATCGAGTCCTTCGACGTTTGGAAGCAGAGCAGCGAAAGGATCGACTACTAG
- the allB gene encoding allantoinase AllB: MQQAWISQRVVTPMAEHPGAVLVEDGIIVDVCGISAVPSGMTVHDLGELTLMPGLVDSHVHINEPGRTDWEGFETATRAAAAGGYTTLIDMPLNCLPETTTVAALEAKREAAQGQCRVDWMSWGGAVDGNAAHLQPLADAGVPGYKCFLVYPGCEGFTSIDAANLEAALPVITQTGLPLLVHAELQAPIDAAATALPRADDPAWRQYANYLASRPDEAELAAITMLLDLCRRYRFRLHIVHLATAQAVEMLRSAKAEGLPVTVETCPHYLHLYAEAIPDGATEFKCAPPVRSKANREALWKALAAGVIDLVATDHSPCPPAMKRREDGRFNVAWGGIASLSTALPVMWTEAHARGFTLRDLARWMSGAPAALAGLRHRVGGIEPGRDANFIVFDPEGETFVTEDALHYRHKVSPYMGERLRGRVHKTVLRGQTVYTNGSFPGPNVGTEYKR, from the coding sequence ATGCAACAGGCATGGATCTCGCAGCGCGTCGTCACCCCTATGGCAGAGCATCCCGGCGCCGTGCTGGTGGAAGACGGCATCATCGTGGACGTGTGCGGCATCAGCGCCGTGCCCAGTGGCATGACTGTGCACGACCTGGGCGAGCTCACGCTGATGCCGGGGCTCGTGGACTCCCATGTCCATATCAATGAGCCCGGCCGCACGGATTGGGAAGGCTTCGAGACGGCAACACGCGCTGCTGCTGCCGGTGGCTATACGACACTGATCGACATGCCATTGAACTGCCTGCCGGAGACGACAACCGTCGCCGCGCTTGAGGCAAAGCGTGAAGCTGCGCAGGGTCAGTGCCGCGTCGATTGGATGAGCTGGGGCGGCGCGGTCGATGGCAACGCAGCTCACCTGCAACCACTGGCCGATGCCGGTGTGCCTGGCTACAAATGCTTCTTGGTGTACCCCGGCTGCGAAGGATTCACGAGCATTGACGCGGCGAATCTGGAAGCCGCGCTACCCGTCATCACGCAGACGGGACTGCCCCTGCTGGTGCATGCGGAACTGCAGGCGCCCATCGACGCTGCTGCGACTGCCTTGCCCCGCGCAGACGATCCGGCGTGGCGACAGTACGCAAACTATCTTGCATCGCGTCCCGACGAGGCAGAGCTTGCGGCGATCACCATGCTGCTTGATCTCTGCCGCCGCTATCGCTTCCGGCTGCACATCGTGCACCTTGCGACCGCGCAGGCCGTGGAGATGCTGCGCTCCGCCAAGGCCGAGGGTCTTCCCGTCACCGTTGAGACCTGCCCCCACTACCTGCACCTGTATGCCGAAGCTATCCCCGACGGCGCCACCGAGTTCAAGTGCGCTCCCCCCGTGCGTTCCAAGGCAAACCGCGAAGCGCTTTGGAAGGCCCTTGCCGCCGGCGTGATTGATCTCGTCGCAACAGACCACTCACCGTGTCCGCCCGCCATGAAGCGCCGGGAAGATGGACGCTTCAATGTGGCATGGGGCGGCATTGCGAGCCTGTCGACTGCGCTGCCCGTCATGTGGACCGAGGCACATGCGCGCGGCTTTACGCTACGCGATCTGGCTCGATGGATGAGCGGCGCGCCGGCCGCGCTCGCGGGTCTGCGACATCGCGTAGGCGGCATTGAACCGGGCCGCGATGCCAACTTCATCGTCTTCGATCCGGAGGGAGAAACCTTCGTTACAGAAGATGCGCTGCACTATCGCCACAAGGTTTCGCCGTACATGGGCGAACGTCTGCGCGGTCGCGTGCATAAGACAGTGCTGCGCGGCCAGACTGTTTATACCAATGGCTCTTTTCCGGGTCCCAACGTCGGGACCGAATACAAACGATAA
- the uraD gene encoding 2-oxo-4-hydroxy-4-carboxy-5-ureidoimidazoline decarboxylase: protein MSYLDEWNAMSADSAADAALPCCGSQAWARGLASRRPLSTLPELLAASDAAWWSLPAVDWQKAFETHPRIGEQHAQTAVMDTSLQWSAGEQSSAMLSDDAAKARLAEGNRAYEAKFGRIYIVCATGKSAQEMLTILERRMHNNAEDELHESAEQQRQITHIRLRKWLTQKEEEQTA from the coding sequence ATGAGTTACCTGGACGAATGGAACGCAATGAGCGCCGACTCTGCTGCCGATGCAGCGCTACCCTGCTGCGGATCGCAGGCGTGGGCACGCGGACTTGCATCGCGACGTCCGCTCAGCACGCTGCCTGAGTTGCTGGCTGCAAGCGATGCTGCGTGGTGGTCGCTTCCCGCAGTCGACTGGCAGAAAGCCTTTGAGACCCATCCACGCATCGGCGAGCAGCATGCACAAACCGCAGTTATGGACACGTCGCTGCAGTGGAGCGCGGGCGAACAGAGTTCTGCCATGCTAAGCGATGATGCCGCGAAGGCGCGACTCGCCGAAGGCAATCGCGCCTACGAGGCAAAGTTTGGCCGTATTTATATCGTGTGCGCGACAGGCAAGAGCGCGCAGGAGATGCTCACGATCCTGGAGCGTCGCATGCATAACAACGCCGAAGACGAACTGCATGAATCCGCGGAGCAGCAGCGGCAAATCACACACATTCGTCTTCGGAAATGGCTGACGCAGAAGGAAGAGGAGCAGACCGCGTGA
- the uraH gene encoding hydroxyisourate hydrolase, whose amino-acid sequence MSISTHILNTSTGRPAVHVPVELDFMLEGEWVTMNAAHTDNDGRVKHLLPEGEAMLPGIYCARFATGIYFERENVKGLYPYIEITFFVMPDQVHYHIPLLLTPNSYTTYRGS is encoded by the coding sequence GTGAGTATCTCAACGCACATCCTGAATACGTCCACCGGACGCCCCGCAGTACATGTCCCGGTTGAGTTGGACTTCATGCTCGAAGGCGAATGGGTCACCATGAACGCCGCGCATACTGACAATGATGGTCGGGTAAAACATCTGCTGCCCGAAGGTGAAGCCATGCTGCCGGGGATTTACTGCGCACGCTTTGCAACCGGTATCTATTTTGAGCGCGAGAATGTAAAAGGCCTCTACCCGTATATTGAAATCACCTTTTTTGTCATGCCCGATCAGGTTCACTACCACATCCCGCTGCTCCTCACACCCAACAGTTACACCACGTATCGCGGCAGCTGA
- the pucL gene encoding factor-independent urate hydroxylase, whose amino-acid sequence MAILQENKYGKSGVRLVKVIRNGAVHRVREWTVRVLLEGDFETAHTAGDNSKILPTDTMKNTVYSRAKESKAESMEEFAHELIDFLLRRNAQVSAAEVHIEQVMWKRLTIDGDLHPHSFMRGSDELQTTTIRRAKNGDQSLVSGLYNMIVLKTTKSAFEGYIKDDLTTLKEAADRLFETSVTASWLYRGNVTDYEAKRTNIRESMLRTFATHDSKSVQQTLFAMAEGALAAVPELLEITLTMPNIHNIPVDLKVFGQENANEVFMPISDPSGYIHARVTRD is encoded by the coding sequence ATGGCCATTCTGCAGGAGAACAAATACGGCAAGAGCGGTGTCCGCTTGGTAAAGGTGATACGCAATGGTGCGGTGCATCGCGTGCGCGAGTGGACTGTGCGCGTGTTGCTGGAGGGCGATTTCGAGACGGCACACACTGCCGGTGACAACTCGAAGATTCTGCCGACCGACACCATGAAGAACACCGTGTACTCACGCGCCAAAGAATCGAAGGCGGAGTCGATGGAAGAGTTCGCTCATGAATTGATCGACTTCCTACTCCGCCGCAACGCGCAGGTCTCTGCTGCAGAAGTACACATTGAGCAGGTGATGTGGAAGCGTCTCACCATCGATGGAGATCTGCATCCGCACAGCTTCATGCGGGGCAGCGATGAGTTACAGACGACCACCATCCGTCGCGCTAAAAACGGCGACCAATCGCTCGTCAGCGGCCTCTACAACATGATTGTCCTTAAGACCACGAAGTCAGCCTTCGAGGGCTACATCAAGGATGATCTGACAACTTTGAAGGAAGCCGCCGACCGGCTCTTCGAAACATCCGTGACTGCATCATGGCTCTATCGCGGCAATGTCACGGACTACGAAGCGAAACGCACGAACATCCGCGAATCGATGTTAAGAACCTTTGCAACGCATGATTCAAAGTCGGTTCAGCAGACACTCTTTGCCATGGCGGAAGGTGCGCTGGCTGCGGTCCCGGAACTGCTTGAGATAACCCTCACGATGCCGAACATCCATAACATCCCGGTGGACCTGAAGGTCTTCGGCCAGGAGAATGCCAATGAAGTCTTCATGCCGATCAGCGATCCGTCCGGATACATCCACGCGCGGGTGACGCGGGATTGA
- a CDS encoding allantoate amidohydrolase, whose translation MNDATQVIARCRELARITDVEGETTRTFLSPAMRRANQLVATWMREAGLTTRVDAAGNLRGSRPSPHKNAKTLILASHLDTVPNAGAFDGVLGVMMALAVVDSLQDTALPFHVEVIAFSEEEGVRFGVPFIGSRAIVGSMDDALLAREDLTGTSVRAAIHTYGLDAAQLPDAVVPDALGYLEFHIEQGPALESEGLPLGVVETIAGQSRYEVRFTGVANHAGTTPMPLRHDAMSAAAQWITEVETYARATRGLVATVGSVVTIPGAGNVIAGAVHATLDVRSANDSVRDDAITHLLNFAKSCGDSRGVAVASTQRLAQAAVPMDFDLLTLLEDAVDGTGNVIRRMVSGAGHDAMIVAPYIPAAMLFLRTPRGLSHHPDEAVLPADVQLGLDAGTAFVRLLAARENAR comes from the coding sequence TTGAACGACGCAACTCAAGTGATTGCGCGTTGCCGCGAGCTTGCTCGCATCACCGACGTTGAAGGCGAAACAACGCGCACGTTTCTCTCGCCCGCAATGCGTCGTGCGAATCAACTGGTCGCGACGTGGATGCGAGAAGCCGGCCTGACCACACGAGTGGACGCGGCAGGAAATCTGCGCGGATCGCGTCCCTCTCCACACAAGAACGCAAAGACACTCATCCTTGCATCGCACCTGGACACGGTACCGAATGCTGGCGCGTTCGATGGAGTGCTGGGCGTCATGATGGCACTGGCGGTCGTTGATTCTCTTCAGGACACAGCGCTGCCCTTTCACGTGGAAGTCATCGCATTCTCCGAAGAGGAGGGTGTGCGGTTCGGCGTGCCCTTTATCGGATCGCGCGCGATCGTTGGATCGATGGATGATGCGCTCCTAGCACGCGAGGATCTGACCGGTACCAGTGTGCGTGCGGCGATCCACACATACGGGCTGGACGCTGCGCAGTTACCGGACGCTGTTGTGCCGGACGCGCTTGGATACCTTGAGTTTCACATCGAACAGGGGCCCGCGCTTGAGAGCGAAGGCCTGCCGCTGGGCGTGGTGGAGACAATCGCTGGGCAGAGTCGGTATGAGGTTCGGTTCACCGGCGTAGCGAACCATGCCGGCACGACGCCGATGCCGTTGCGACATGATGCGATGAGCGCAGCCGCGCAGTGGATCACAGAAGTTGAAACGTATGCCAGGGCGACGCGCGGGTTGGTCGCAACCGTCGGGTCGGTCGTGACGATACCGGGCGCTGGCAACGTCATTGCCGGGGCGGTGCATGCAACGCTCGACGTGCGTTCCGCGAATGACAGCGTGCGCGATGATGCGATAACGCATCTCCTGAACTTTGCAAAGTCTTGCGGCGACTCGCGCGGTGTTGCGGTCGCGTCGACGCAGCGCTTGGCGCAGGCTGCCGTGCCGATGGATTTTGACTTACTGACCCTGCTCGAAGATGCGGTGGATGGCACCGGCAATGTCATTCGCAGGATGGTGAGTGGAGCCGGCCATGATGCGATGATCGTAGCTCCCTACATACCAGCGGCAATGTTGTTTCTGCGGACTCCGCGTGGCCTCAGCCACCACCCGGATGAGGCGGTGCTGCCTGCCGATGTACAGTTGGGTCTGGATGCGGGAACCGCCTTTGTGCGGCTGCTGGCCGCACGGGAGAACGCTCGATGA
- the allE gene encoding (S)-ureidoglycine aminohydrolase, whose protein sequence is MSMHRLGETRSRRALDHLLQTPDTFVWSPLPGMVNATACVHAAPALGANFTQYTASFEAGGSLGPHVGSRFVFVTEGSLHFASEGHSATLGIGGYCYLPPGLTHTITADAAARAQVIEKSYVPLDGVAAPQLLLASEGSIPGAPLNGDDALQVRALLPPDVAFDFAVNTMEYQPGASLSLVEIHVMEHGLTMLEGEGIYRLGESWYPVTKGDFIWMGPYCPQWFGALGKQPAKYLIYKDWNRHPMAVKR, encoded by the coding sequence ATGAGCATGCACAGACTGGGTGAAACGCGGAGCCGACGCGCGCTCGATCACCTGTTGCAGACACCCGACACCTTCGTGTGGTCGCCGCTGCCCGGCATGGTGAACGCCACGGCATGCGTGCATGCTGCACCGGCCCTGGGTGCAAACTTTACGCAGTACACCGCAAGCTTCGAAGCAGGTGGCTCACTTGGCCCGCATGTCGGATCGCGCTTCGTCTTTGTGACGGAAGGGTCGTTACACTTTGCCTCGGAAGGTCACAGCGCGACCCTTGGGATTGGGGGGTATTGTTACCTCCCGCCCGGCCTCACACACACCATCACTGCAGACGCGGCCGCACGCGCACAGGTAATCGAGAAGTCTTATGTACCCCTCGACGGAGTGGCCGCCCCGCAGTTATTGCTTGCGAGTGAGGGAAGCATTCCAGGAGCACCCTTAAATGGTGACGATGCGTTGCAGGTACGTGCTCTGCTGCCGCCGGATGTCGCCTTCGACTTCGCGGTGAACACCATGGAGTATCAACCCGGCGCATCGCTCAGCCTGGTAGAAATCCACGTTATGGAACACGGCCTGACGATGCTCGAAGGCGAAGGAATCTATCGGCTCGGCGAAAGCTGGTACCCCGTCACCAAAGGCGACTTCATCTGGATGGGACCTTACTGCCCACAGTGGTTTGGGGCGCTGGGCAAGCAGCCCGCGAAATACCTGATCTACAAAGACTGGAACCGGCATCCGATGGCGGTGAAGCGATGA
- a CDS encoding M20 family metallo-hydrolase yields the protein MNLSVNAARLQQEMDTLAGFTQVEQTGREGERAVTRVVFTNDDMQARAWLRVLYEEAGLQVREDAVGNTFARWVGSDPGLPAVGTGSHTDAIPHAGMYDGTLGVLGGLEAIRTLQRVGVKPRRSIELVMFTSEEPTRFGIGCLGSRLMAGTLDPARADALLGKDDLTLRQARENAGFQGDLAQVKLPVSYYSAWAELHIEQGPLLERDGVQIGIVTHIAAPASYRFTIDGLGGHAGALLMPDRRDALCAASEIILAIERAALGTGVIDTVATVGTVKVHPGAVNSVPSRVDLELDVRDTEPGRRDEVMAHIRSAIAEIEARRGVKVSETEINADAPATSSEAIVESIQKACKDLGLTNRRMVSRAYHDSLFIARVAPVAMIFVPCRDGVSHRPDEFATVEAMRDGVSVLAETLLDLAR from the coding sequence ATGAACCTGTCGGTAAACGCCGCACGATTGCAGCAGGAGATGGACACGCTGGCCGGCTTTACGCAGGTAGAGCAGACAGGCCGCGAAGGGGAACGTGCCGTGACACGTGTCGTCTTCACCAACGATGACATGCAGGCCCGAGCCTGGCTGAGAGTGCTCTACGAAGAAGCAGGCCTGCAAGTCCGTGAAGACGCTGTTGGCAATACCTTTGCGCGCTGGGTAGGTTCTGACCCAGGCCTACCGGCGGTAGGCACCGGGTCGCACACCGACGCAATTCCACACGCGGGCATGTACGACGGAACATTGGGTGTACTGGGCGGCCTGGAAGCGATACGCACGCTGCAACGAGTAGGCGTGAAGCCCCGGCGTTCCATCGAACTCGTGATGTTCACGTCGGAGGAGCCGACACGTTTCGGTATCGGCTGCCTGGGCAGTCGCCTGATGGCCGGAACGCTGGATCCCGCACGCGCCGATGCCCTGCTGGGCAAGGATGATCTAACTCTGCGTCAGGCGCGTGAGAACGCTGGATTTCAAGGCGATCTCGCGCAGGTAAAGCTGCCCGTCAGCTACTACAGCGCGTGGGCCGAGCTGCATATCGAGCAGGGTCCGCTGTTGGAACGTGATGGGGTCCAGATCGGCATTGTCACGCATATCGCCGCGCCCGCCAGCTATCGCTTCACCATCGACGGCTTGGGCGGTCACGCGGGCGCACTGCTGATGCCGGACCGTCGAGATGCTCTATGCGCGGCTTCGGAGATTATCCTTGCGATCGAGCGGGCAGCGCTTGGCACGGGCGTGATCGACACCGTGGCGACGGTCGGGACGGTCAAGGTGCATCCCGGCGCGGTGAACAGCGTGCCCAGCCGTGTCGATCTGGAACTGGATGTCCGCGATACCGAACCTGGTCGGCGTGACGAAGTGATGGCACATATTCGGTCGGCTATTGCGGAGATTGAGGCGCGTCGTGGAGTCAAGGTCAGCGAGACAGAAATCAATGCGGATGCACCCGCAACGTCTTCCGAGGCGATCGTTGAATCGATTCAAAAGGCATGCAAAGATCTCGGCCTAACGAATCGACGGATGGTCAGCCGGGCTTATCACGACTCACTTTTCATCGCGCGTGTGGCACCGGTTGCCATGATCTTTGTCCCCTGCCGCGACGGTGTCAGTCACCGTCCAGACGAGTTTGCTACGGTAGAGGCGATGCGGGATGGCGTGAGCGTGCTGGCAGAGACGCTGCTCGACCTGGCCCGGTAA